In Lycium ferocissimum isolate CSIRO_LF1 chromosome 11, AGI_CSIRO_Lferr_CH_V1, whole genome shotgun sequence, a single genomic region encodes these proteins:
- the LOC132037726 gene encoding enhanced ethylene response protein 5, which yields MASSSYISMGEAHRRLTDFLNRFSDAVSSQDAKSLSLIFSISSNPPFLLSVSHALITFQDASRLIRQADRYSQYADILLPLFRALQSYRLKNLVESYQAFEKAANAFTQEFRNWESAWALEALYVIAYETRILAERADRELASNGKTPEKLKGAGSFLMKVFGVLAGKGSKRVGALYVTCQLFKIYFKLGTVHLCKSVTRSIETARIFDFEEFPLGDKVTYMYYTGRLEVYNENFSAADHKLSYALSHCNPRKERNMRMILKYLIPVKLSIGILPKTSLLEKYNLTEYNNIVLALRRGDLRLLRRALQEHEDQFLRSGVYLVLEKLELQVYQRLLKKIYIIQKQKDQNKAHQIKLDLIVRALKWLEIDMDVDEVECIMSILIYKNLVKGYFAHKSKVVVLSKQDPFPRLTGKAVNP from the exons ATGGCGTCATCATCTTATATAAGTATGGGAGAAGCACACAGAAGACTAACAGACTTCCTTAACCGCTTCTCCGACGCCGTTTCATCTCAAGATGCCAAGTCTCTCTCCCTTATCTTCTCTATCTCTTCTAACCCACCTTTTCTCCTCTCTGTATCCCATGCCCTCATCACTTTCCAG GATGCTAGCAGATTAATCAGACAAGCTGATAGATACTCTCAGTATGCAGATATACTACTCCCTCTATTTCGTGCTTTACAAAGTTATCGACTCAAAAACTTGGTTGAATCATACCAGGCTTTTGAAAAAGCTGCCAA TGCATTTACTCAAGAGTTCCGCAACTGGGAATCAGCTTGGGCTCTGGAAGCCCTTTATGTCATTGCCTATGAAACTAGAATTCTAGCTGAAAGG GCAGATAGAGAGTTGGCTTCTAATGGAAAAACACCTGAAAAGCTGAAAGGTGCTGGCTCATTTCTCATGAAAGTGTTTGGAGTCCTCGCTGGAAAAGGATCAAAACGTGTTGGAGCTTTATATGTGACTTGCCAgcttttcaaaatatatttcaagCTCGGAACAGTTCACTTGTGTAAAAGTGTTACAAGAAGCATTGAAACTGCTCGCATTTTCGATTTCGAGGAGTTTCCTCTTGGGGATAAAGTTACTTACATGTATTATACTGGACGATTGGAGGTGTACAATGAAAACTTTTCTGCTGCTGATCATAAGCTATCATACGCTCTAAGCCATTGCAACCCtcggaaagaaagaaatatgag AATGATACTAAAATATCTGATACCTGTGAAGCTCTCAATAGGCATCTTACCTAAAACTTCGCTTTTGGAGAAGTACAATTTGACTGAG TACAACAACATTGTTCTCGCTCTTAGAAGGGGGGATCTACGACTTCTTCGACGTGCTCTCCAGGAACATGAAGACCA GTTCTTAAGGTCTGGCGTTTATCTTGTTCTGGAGAAGCTAGAGCTCCAAGTTTACCAGAGGTTACTAAAGAAGAT CTATATTATCCAGAAGCAGAAAGATCAGAATAAAGCCCACCAAATCAAGTTAGACTTAATTGTTAGAGCTCTAAAATGGCTTGAAATTGATATGGATGTTGATGAG GTGGAGTGCATCATGTCCATTTTGATATATAAGAACCTAGTCAAAGGTTACTTTGCTCACAAAAGCAAAGTTGTAGTTTTAAGCAAGCAAGACCCTTTCCCCAGATTGACAGGCAAAGCAGTCAACCCATAA